The region TTGGCTCGTGCGTGAGCAGGCATGGCAGAGGTTTCGTTCGTCCGGGCGGCCGAGTGGTCGGCGCAGAGCCGTGCCGGCCGCGGCCGCGGTGGCCGTCGGCGTCATGACGATGGGTGCCCTGGCCCCGCCCGCGGCGTCTGCCGCCACGAGGCCGCACACCGTCCAAAGGGGCCTGAACGCGCTGGTGCACACCGACGGCGTGCCCGCCGCGCTGGCGAGCGTCAAAGACCGTGGCGGCCGCACCCGCGCCTACACCGCAGGGGTCGGTGACCTGGCCACCGGAGCGAAGGTGCCCCGGGACGGTCAGGTGCGCGTGGGCAGCAACACCAAGACGTTCACGGCGGTGGTCGTGCTGCAACTGGTCGGTGAAGGAAAGATCGGCCTTGACGCCCCGGTCGACGCCTACCTGCGCGGTCTCGTCGGCGGGGACGGGATCGACGGACGTCAGATCACCGTCCGTCAACTGCTCCAGCACACCAGCGGACTTCCCAACTACAGCAAGTACCTCAGCGACGACATCCGCTACTACGACCCTCGCGAGCTCCTCGACCTCGCTCTCCAGCACAAGGCCGACTTCGCCCCCGGCACGAACTGGGCCTACAGCAACACGAACTACCTGGTGGCCGGCCTGATCGTGCAGAAGGTCACCGGCCGTTCCCTCGCCGAGGAGATCGACCAGCGAGTCATCCAACGCATCGGATTGCGCCACACCTACTTCCCCGCCCCAGGAGAGGAGATGATCCGGGAGCGCCATCCCAGGGGTTATTACCAGGATTCGGCAGGCGCGCCTCTGGTCGACGCCACGGAATGGGACCCTTCCTGGGCCTGGGCTGCGGGCCAGATGGTGTCCACCAACTCCGACCTGAACCGGTTCTTCTCCGCGCTGTTGGCCGGCCGCCTTCTCCCGAAGGCTCAGCTCGAGCAGATGCGCACCACCGTCCCGGCCAGTTACCCCTTTCCCGCCGGTGCCCGCTACGGGCTGGGACTCGTGAGCACGCCGCTGTCGTGCGGCGGGGTGTACTGGGGCCACGGCGGCAGCATGACGGGATACGAGACCCGAGGCGGCGTCACCGAGGACGGTCGCGCGGCCAACGTCGCCGTGACCATGCAGCCGAGCCAGGCAGTCAAGGAGCGCATGGACGGTGTCGTGGACACGGCCCTGTGCCGCTGACCCCGACGGGCCGTGGGGACGGTGTCAGCGGGTGGTGCCGGAGGCGCCGACCAGGCCGCGAGGCGGCGGTCGGCGCCGGTACGGAGACCGTGAAGTGCTGGCGCCGCACTCGCCGGTGTGGCCGCGGGCGGTGCGCTCATCCAGGTTCTGGCTGTGAACCACTACCCACTGTCAACCCACACCTACGACGAGGGCCGGCTCAGCACTGCTGCTCGTACCGGAGGTCGACATACTCTGCGGCGGCGATGTCCTCCCGTGTGCCCACGATCAGGTTCATGGTGAATACGTTGTAGTCGATCGCCTGCCCGGCCATTTGCGCGAAGAGCACGAGATCGCCCTGGTCCGGTGCCATGTCCCACGGGTCGGAGAACCCGCCGATCTGCACGCGGACGCCGGGGCGATGTCCGCCGAAGGCCGCGTCGAGGATGGCCTCCTCGAAACTGTCCAGCGCGTCCTCGTCTCCGTCGCCGTCCAAGAACGCACGGGTCTGCGGGCCCCCTTGCCAGTCGCTGTCGAGGGTCAGTCCGGGCACGGGATACAAGGTGCGTGGTTCGTAGACCTTGATCTGCATGGCCTCACCGTTGAATTCATACGTCGCGGCGCGCTCCGTGGTGCGTGCTCCGGCAGGGATGTGGAGCACCACGGACGACTCTGGCGGGTACTCGATCTCGGTGAAGAACAACAGGTGCCCATCGGCGGGCAGTTCGATGTCCAGTACGTCGTGGGGCAGGGCCGCGCAGTCGACGCTCAGCACGAGCGGCGCTCTCCCTTCAGGCCAGTCCACCCCGTCCGGCAGTGCGGGGAGCCCGCCCGTTCGTGCGGCGGAGCGGACGTTTTCCCGACGGGACGGAGGCACTTCCTTGTGCGGCACCAGATAGAGGCATGGCCGGAAACGGGACATGAACTCCTGCGCGACAGGTCCGGGAACGCCGTACTCGGCGGCTGTCTCGTGAACGAGGCGCTCGTCGATCGATGTCATGCGCGCGATCGTGCCATGGGCCACTGACATGTCGCGGATCGTCGCATACGACGAACGCGGCCACGGTCTTCGCCGTCGGCCAGCGCCCACGCGACAGCGCCGTACGGAAAGCGACCCTGGACGCACCGGGTTGCCCCATCGCATCGGCCTCTCCGGCGCGAACCTTCATGGCAGCCAGGCTCTGCAGTCACTGGTGCGGGGATCCCGCCCATCCGCTCGCGCCGATGCCTACGGCAGCCCGGCAACCCGGTACCGCATCGCCCGCACAGGTGTGCGGGCAGGTGCCACCACGGAACGCCGAGCTGGTCTGCAGCGCCGACAGCCAAACGGATCCTCCGAGCTCAGCCCCCTGAACGTCGCCGAGATCCGACGACTGATCAGCCGACTCACCGACCGCCGCCCCACCCGGGTCGACTGCATCCTGCACTGGTCGCACGGGTGGCGGCGACGATGCCGATATCAAGCCCGCATCAGCCACTACGAACGACGCGGGCACAGCCCGTAAAACTGCACCGCACTCAGAACGAGCACCGTGGCAGTGTCGGCGGGCGTCGATGCGTTCTCGCTCCCGCATCGGGCCGCGGTGAAACGATGCCCGACCCGGCCGCCGACCCTACGGTGAGGGCATGACGGTGCTCAACGGTTGGAGGCGGCGCGGGCGAGCCCCGAGCCGCACGCTCGACGTCTTGGGCGTGGCTGTGCTGTGCGTGCTGTCGGTGGTGGCTGCCTCGGTCGACCCGCACGAGCACGAGTTCGTGCTGCGCTGGTCCGCCGTGGTGCTGGCTGCCGTCGGCTGCTCCGCGTTGCTCTGGCGGCGTCGTCACCCGTTCGGAGTACTGGCGGTCACCATTGGCTGCGGGGTGCTCTTCCAGATGCTCGGCTTTCGGGAGAGCCCTCTGGTGACAAGCCCGGTTCTCGCGTCCGTCTACAACGTGGCGCTGCGGACCGACCGGCGTACCGCCTGGACCGCGGCAGCTGTCTCGGCTGCCATCCTGGTGGGCGCCGACGCGATATGGACCTCGAATTCGTGGCTGGACCCGGACAAGGCCGCGATGGTGGCCTGGACGGCCCTGCCGGCCGCCGTCGGGGACGGGCTGCGCTCACGGCGCGCCTACGTGGCGGCCGTGGAGGAAAGAGCGGAGCACGCCGAGCGCACCCGCGAGCAAGAGGCACAGCAGCGCGTGGCGGCCGAACGCGTTCGGATCGCACGCGAGCTGCATGACATCGTCGCGCACCACATCGCCTTGATCAACGCTCAGGCAGGCGTCGCCGTCCACCTGGTGGACCATCGCCCGGAACAAATCCTGACGGCTCTGGAGAACATCCGGGACACCAGCCGCTCCGCGCTGGACGAATTGCGGGTGACCGTAGGCCTGCTGCGGCAGTCCGACGAGCCGGTGGCGCTCCGCGATCCGATGCCGGGTCTCGCGCAAGTACCAGCACTTCTGGCGTCGTTCGAACGCGCCGGGCTGGCCGTGAGTGACACGTGGCGGGGCATCACCGAACCGCTGGAACCGGCGGTTGACCTGGCCGCGTACCGCATCGTGCAGGAGTCCTTGACCAATGTGCGCAAGCACGCCGGGGCCGACCATGCCCGGCTGTTCCTCCACTACCACGGCGAACGGCTGACGATCACCGTCGAGGACGACGGGTGCGCCGGACCGCACCATCCTCACCCGGGGGCCGGTCACGGGCTGATCGGGATGCGTGAGCGGGCTACCACGATAGGGGGCACGCTGTATGCGGGACCGCGCCCCGAAGGCGGGTTCACCGTGACCGCGGAACTGCCGCTGCGCCCCGGTCCGGCAGGGAATCGGAGACATGGGCATGACGATTCGCGTACTGCTTGCCGATGATCAGGCCCTGCTGCGGGGCACCTTTCGCATGCTGTTCGACGCCACGGATGACATGGAGACCGTGGCCGAGGCGTCCAATGGCCGTGAGGCGGTCGAGCTGGCCGGCTCACAGCGCCCGGACGTGGTCCTGATGGACATCCGCATGCCGGAGATGGACGGCCTCGAGGCGACGCGGCTCATCACCGAGTCCGAGGATCTCGCAAGTGTGAAGGTGCTCATCCTGACCACCTTCGAGGACGACGAGCACGTCGCCGACGCACTGCGTGCGGGTGCGAGTGGCTTTCTCGGCAAGGGCGCGAGACCCGAGGAACTTCTCGATGCCGTCCGAACGGTCGCAGACGGCGAGGCGCTGTTGTCCCCCTCAGCGACGCGAGCATTGATCACTCGGTTTCTGGCCCAGCCGGATCCATGCCCGGCGGCCGTACACGAGCGGCTGGAGAGCTTGACACCGCGGGAACGCGACGTCACGAGCCTCGCCGCGCTGGGCCTGTCCAACGACGAGATCGCCGAGCGCCTGTTCGTCAGCCCCCTGACCGCCAAGACCCACATCAACCGGGCCATGACCAAGCTGGCAGCTCGTGACCGCGCCCAGCTCGTCGTCATCGCCTACCAGTGCGGGCTGGTCAGTCCGGCTTCGGAACCAGATCAATCCCAGCAACCCGCATAGTCGCCGACACAGTGCGTCCACCTTCTGCCCCAGCGGCAGGCCGACGTACCGCGTACTGCAGCCGTGGTAGCCGGAAGTCGCTGCGTGGGGACGACGCGCTGAGGGCCGCTCCTGAGCCAAGGTGAAACCCTGAACGGAGGTTTCACCATGACCGCAACCCAGTGCCTGACGAAGCCCGACGAGAAGACGGCCCTCGAGGAGTGCCGCACGATCCGTGAGCTTCTGGCCGGAAGCGAACGCAAGAGCCTCGCCCCCGATGAGGCAGGCGCGGTGCGGGCTCACCTGGCGACCTGCCACACATGCCGGGGCGAGTACGACAGTCTCGTGGCCGTGCCCGCTCACCTCTCTCTTCTGCGTGACGCTCTGGCCTGCGGCAAAGGCCGAAGCACGCGGACGCACGCGGCCACCCGGCCCGATCGCGGCCACGCGTCGCCCCGTCACCGCAGGCCACACCGAGCGAACCTGACCATGCAGCTCACGCTGTCCCAATGGGTCAGCAGGACCACGTCGTACATCCGGTGAGCAGACCTCGCGGAAGCGACGACGTGCCTGGGGCGGAACGGCAAGGGGACCCTTCTGCGGCGTCTCACCGGCGACCGGCGAAGAGCACTCGTACGGTTGATGCGGAGACGGACGGCGGAGGGGTCCACCGCCCCGCGATCGTTGGAGTTGGACGACACAGGGTGCATTCCGAAGCTGCTAGCGTGCCACGGAACGGCAGCCCGGACTCCCACCGTTCCGAGCTGCGGAACGCCTCGTTCGGCGGTGGTCGGACCGACAGCCGAGAGAGGGGTGCCGGCCCCAGACCTCCGGCCGGCCGATCGTCCCCGGCTCGGTACTCCTTGCGCAGGCGCGGCATCGACGTCATGCCAGACGCCTGTCTTTCCAGGAGGACCAGTTCCGGCGCGGTAGAGAACGAGGGCTTCGCTCGTCACGCAGCGCCCGGCCACCGCGCGGCCCTGTGCCGCGGGCCGTACGGATACGGTGCCCACGGGCACGTCGAAGTCCGGGAGCCCGGAGTCCGCGAGGACACGTCGGCACGCCACAGCTGGGGGTCCGAGCGCCGGCCGGATCATGCTCGAGAACTTCCTCGTCAACTCCTGGGCCGGTGGCGGTGGCACGCTGCTGGCTCGGAGCTGGCTCGGAAGGCCAGGTCAGGATCACTCTGACCTGGATTTTCGTACGGCGTGGCCTGCCGCGCGGGTCAGTTTCGGGCGGCTCAGGACGTCGGTGTTGTCGAGGAACTGGTCCACGGAGCCGACGGGCAGCAGATCGCGAAGCTTCGGGTCCGTGATGCGGGCCGTGAGGGCCTTGGAGAAACGGTCGGCGCGCAGGACCTGGAAGGGGCGGGAGTGGTAGGGGCGAGTGGAGGGGTCGACGCGGTCGGTCAGGCCCAGTTGGTTGTGCAGGCCCGCGACCGTCTCGTAGGCGTGCGCCAGATGCTGCTCGCGGTCGCGCCAGTCGGTGGCGGCGAGGGCGGCGGTGAGGTCGGGGGTGAGGCGAGGGCCCATGGGGGTGCGAGCGAACGCGCTGCCGAGCCACTTGCTGTAGGGCGGATAGCGGCGGTCCATCAGGAGGCACAGACGCATCAGGTCGCGCACGAGGCGGCCGGCGACCACGGCGGATCCGAGCTCGTCGCCGACCTCGCCGCAGCGGCCGACGAAGGCCTCCTCCTGGGATATGCGTTGCCACTGGCAGGACAGGACATGGAGCCAGAGGTCGTGCGGGTACCAGCGGAGGGCCGTTCGTAAGGGGGCGAGTTCACCGAGGCCGTCGTGGAAGACGGCTCCGCCGGTGACTTCGGCGAGGAGCTGGGTGGGGGTGGCGAGCCAGTCCCGCGGGGTGATGCCGGGGGAGGGGTCGAAGCCGAGTGCGTCGGTGAACCACGCTGAGAGGTGGGTGACTTCGACGCGGTGGTGGACGGGGCCGTCGGTGGCCCGCATGACGCGGATGTCGCGGTCGCCGGTGAGGGCGAAGTGGGTGGGGTAGCCGTGGAAGGTCTTCGGGAGGTGCTCGGCGAGTACGTGTCTGATGCGTCCCGCGTGCCGGGAGACGTCCTGGCGGCGGAGGAAGAGCTGGAGACGGGGGCCCCATTCGTGGTCGGCGGAGCGCGGGGTGTCGAAGCCGAGCACCTCTGAGCCGCTGCCCAGGCGTGCTGCGGAGTGAGGGATGGCGGGGGAGGCTTCCTCCAGCAGGGGGCGTACTGCTTCGGTGTAGAAGCGGCGGGAGAGTTCCAGGCCGGGAATGAAAGCTGGCATATTCGTGACGCTCATGCCAGCAAGCCGTGCCCATTTTATGGCGGGGCATGCGTGGTGCCTTCACGCCGTCTTCCACTCGTGAGGAAGCCGTGGGCTTGAGGAGTGGCGGGCCGACTCTTGCAAGGCGGCGTCGAGTTCCTCGACGTCACTTCGGGCCGTGCTCCGGTGCCCGGAGCGCGTGGCTGCCGCTCGGTACCGTATCGGCAGGAAATCGCGTGGCAGGTGCGGCAGGTGGTGGTCCTCGCCCGCCCGCGCGCAACTGGCCTGCACGCTCGTGGCGGTCGAGAGCCGTCGGCTCGCGTTCTGGTCGAGCGCGTCGCGAACCTCGGGCGACGTGGCATTCTCGAGGGCGTTGTCGAGCACGGCCGCGTCCCCAATCGCCTGCGCCGCGCCCTTGGCCTGGAACGGCACCATCGCGTGCGCGCTGTCGCCCAGCAGGGTCACCCGCCCGATGTTCCATCGCGTTGCGAGGTCCCGCTTGTCGAGCGAACGCCGCGGTTCACCGGGGTCGGTGCCGGGAACCGGCTTGTGCCCAACGTGAATTGAACAGGACGACGAGTTGCCGCAGGCGGGGGGCGGTCCGCGGAGGGCCCGAGTGCTGCCGTCGATCCGACGGCAGCACATGAGCGTGCTCGCGGGTCACACCCAGGCGACGAGGTCGTACCGCTCGTCGTTCGCCGTCTCGTTCCACAGGAGCGTCGTGTGATTCCGTGCAGCGACACACGGCACGGGAACAGTGCGACTGGCGCCGACTCCTCCAGGGGTGACGGGCCCGGGCCGGACGTTCCAGTGGTCGCCACGCAATGTGAGGGAGACCGCGGACAGGGGCGGCACATCGAAATGCCAGAAGGCTGTCGGTGGTGCGGACAGAGCATGGACGAGCGCGGCCCGGATGATCGCCGGCTCGGTGATGGCCAGTGCGTCACCCGTGCCAGGCGGCACCCTGCTCAGCCAGCCGGCGGTTCTGCGACAGAGCTGACGTACCGACTCGCCTCCGTGCGGCGCGGCATCCGGGTCTGTAAGCCAGGCGCCGTACCCGTAGGGGTCGTGCGCGGTGACTTCGCCGACTGTGCGCCCACGCCACGTGCCGTAGTCGAAGTCGTGCAGCGCGGGTTCGAGCGTGGCGTTCAGGCCGAGAGCGTCGGCGATCTGCCCGCAGCGGGTCGACGGTGCCCGGATGGCCAGCGAGTACGGAGGGAGTGCGGCTCCGACGGCGCGAGCCTCGCGCAGGCCGTGCTCGCTGAGGAGACCGTCGCCGAAGACTGCGTTCCTGCTGGTGTCCCCGGCTGTCGCGCACATGAATGTCAGGCGGACCGACATCGGCTTACCTCTTTCCTGGCCCGGCGTGACGCCGGATGGTGTGAGACCTTCGGAAACGGTGGGCGCCGCGGAATCGGCGATGGAGTTTGTGTCCTGGCAGGGGCTTCTACCAAGTCGGCTAGTTGATCAGGCGAGCGGGTGCGGTGGCGGCGTGCAGCATGTACTCCACTGGTCCTCGCCGGCACACCTGCGTCCAGGCGACGGCCAGCAGCATGCTGGCCGCGGCCAAGCAGGCCAGGGTCGGCAGGGCGGCGGACGTCGGCAGGTCGTCGATGCCCAGGGTCTTGATGGCGATGATGTGGCCGACGTAGGCGGTCAGGGAGACCGAGCCGACCGCGATGACGGGCGCGGCAAGCCGCCGTAGGCGGGCCGACCGGTCCGTGGCGAAGAGACAGGCGGCGATGATCACGAGGCCGACGCCGGTGTTACCCAGGATCGACCATGTCGTCTGGCTGTGTGGCGCGGCCACCAGCAGCCAGTCCGGGGTACTGGTGGTGGGGTCGCCCACGGCGTCGGACCACCAGGCTGATGCGGCCGACCCGCCGCCCGTCGTCGCGCTCACGGCTGCCTGCGCGCCGGGGACCAGGTTCAGGGCCAGCCAAGAGCCGCCGTAGCCGAGCAGGGCCAGTCCGCTGCCGACGAGGGCGACCGTGGCGCGTACGCCGGGCCTGGCGAGGTCGAGTCGGCCCACTGCCATTCCGGCGATGACGAAGGGCAGCCAGGTCAGTACCGGGTATGCGCCGGTGATGAACAATTCAACGATCCCGTCCGAATCGGTGATCCGGGCCAGCGGGTCGTGGGCGATGACGGCGTCGGCCCAGCTTCCGCCCTCGACCGCGGCCCGAAGCACATACAGGACTTGGGGCAGTACGAGCGCGGTCGCCGCGGCGATGACGGCCAGGGTGTCGGCTCGCAGCCGGTACAGCGGAAGGGCGAGGAGGAAGACCATTCCGTAAGCGGCGAGGATCACGTCGACCGAGGTGTCCATGCAGGTCAGGGCATATCCCAGGGCAACCAGGGCCGCGGAGCGGATCAATACCCTGCCCATGGCCTGCCGTCCGGCTCGCCCCGTCCGTGGCTGTGGCCGACCAGTGAGAAGGACCAGGGTGAACCCGGCAAGCAGGGCGAACAGGGCAGAGGACCGGCCGCGTGCCACCTCCATCACCCAGCCCAGCGGGCCGCCCACCGACGGGTCGGGGCCGACGTGGGCCGCGTACATGCCGAACACCGCCAGGCCGCGGGCCAGGTCGAGTCCGATCAGCCGTCCTGTTGACGCCGTAAGGGAGGGGGCGGGATCTGCCCCCATGGCGGATGCCGCCCCGGACGGTGCGACCTCTGATACGGCGTGCAACATGTGATCCAGGGTCCTGGACGGTGTGCGTCACAACCATCCGGCAGGTGTCCGGAACCGCCCCCGCCGACTGGCCGACGCAGCCCCCGCCGACTGGCTGGATTCGATGCTGTGAACCAGCCGGGAGTGTCACGACATGGTACGAATCGGACAGTGGCCCCATGGTGAGTGGAGCACCCGTGATCCGAGTAATGGTGGTCGACGACGAGGCCCTGATTCGCAAGGGTTTTCAGTACATCCTCGACGCGGCGCAGGACATCGAGGTCGCGGCGGCGGTTCCCGGCAGCCAGGCGCTTCAGGTGGCGCAGGAGATATGTCCTGACGTCGTGCTTCTCGACATCCGGATGCCGGACGTCGACGGCCTCACCGTCCTGGCCGGCCTCCGCCGGTTGTCCCACCCTCCGGTGGTGGCCATGCTCGCGACAATCGGCATGGACGAACACGTCGCAACCGCACTTCGCTCGGGCGCCGCGGGCTTCCTGCTCAAGGACACCGACCCCGAGCAGCTTCCGTCCTTGGTGCGGACCCTGGCCGCCGGCGGCACCGTACTGTCGTCCAAGGTCACCCGGACGGTCGTGGACGTCTGTCCCAACGTCGGCCCCCAGGAACCCGCTGCCCGCGACCTCGCCCGACTCACTGACCGCGAGCGCGCCGTACTCGTCCTCATCGGCAAGGGGCTGTCCAACAGCGACATCGCCACACGCATGCAGCTGAGCACGAGCACGGTCAAGGACGACGTGAGCGCCATCCTCACGGAACTCAAGGTGGGCGGCCACATCCAGGCCTCCCGGCTCGCCGAATGGGCTTGCCTTCTCAAACCGCCGCGGGACCAGGAGGGGGGATGACCCCTCGCCGCCCGTCCCCCCTGCTGTTGGACGCCATCCTCGTCGGAGCCTCTCTGGTCGATGTCTGGGTCAAGGTCCACATCGACGAGTCGCTGCGCCTGGGATGCGCCCTGGTTGCCGCCTTCTCTCTGCTCTTGCGCCGTCGCCGGCCGCTGCTTACGTTCCTGCTCACGCTGCCCGCCGTCCTGGTCTCCGACGCGGTCTTCGCCGCGCTGGCCGCGCTGTACACCCTTGCCTCATTCACCCGACACCGCGCCCTGCTGGCCGTCTGCGTGGCGACATTCACGATCTGCGACATGACCTCATGGCCGTCACTGCACTGGAATTTCGCGGCCACCTCGACCCTCGTCACTCTGGGCTACACCGCGGCGACGGCGGCCGCTCCTGTCTTCCTGGGGCAACTCGTCCAGACCCGGCGCGATCTGTCGCAGCGGCTTGCCGAGATCTCCGAGGCGCGCGACCACAAGCGGCTGCTGACCGCCCAGGCCGTGCTGGCCAGGGAACGTGCGCAGCTCGCCCGGGAGATGCATGACGTGGTCTCCCATCAGGTCAGTCTGATCGCGGTGCGGGCCGGAGCCCTTCAGATCGGCGCCCGGGACGCCGAAGTCAAGGAAGCCGCCGCCACGATCCGGCGGCTGAGCGTGCAGACCCTGGACGAACTACGGCACATGGTCAGCGTCCTGCGTGCCTCCGGGGGCCGCCCCACGGAGCTGACACCGCAGCCGTCCCTGGCCGACCTTGAGCGGCTGGTCGACAACAGCGGCATCCAGGTCGAGCTGCAGACCGACGTGTCCGACGACCTTCCGCCCACCGTTCAGCGCGCCATCTACCGCACCGTCCAGGAAGCGCTGACCAACGTACGCAAGCACGCACCCGGGACCAGCGCGACGGTTCGCATCCGCAACGAGGGCGGCGCCATCCGTGCCACGATCACCAATACCCCACCGACCCGGCCTCCTCTCCCTCTGCCCAGTGCGCACCACGGTCTGGTCGGACTGGGGCAGCGCGCCGCACTCCTTGGAGGTACCGTCACCTCCGGTCCAACGGCCGACGGGGGCTACGAACTGGACCTCGAGCTTCCGGCCGAGGGCGAGTCGTGACGGACAACTGGTCGCCGCGGCGAGTCCCACGAAGCCGAGGAAGCCGAGGAAGTGTTCCGTTTTGCGTTCGTAGCCTCGGTGGAGGCGACCGGCAGCTCGCCGGCAAGGAGGCGGTTCGCTCGACTCCCCGCCGGTGGCAGCCCAGGCGGCCGGAGGGGTCGATCGCGCGGATGCCCACCGAGCCGATCGCACACCGGCATCCGTTCAGCCCTCCACGGCTAGCGAGCGCATCCAGGATCACGCGGTGGAGCGGCAGTACACGGTCCGCCGGCACGGCCTGAAGCCCGGCCGCAACCGTCGCCAGGTGCAGCCCGACGTGGCCACGGAACCGCCCGCCTGAGCAGGTCCCACCGTTCATCGCGTGTGCAGGGTCGGCGAGCGTGGGGTCAGAACCAGTGCAGGCAGTGCGGGGAGCGCTCGCCGCGGAAGAGTGCGTCAGCGAGGGTGGCCGCGCCCGGGCGGTGGGCCCGGATGTGTCCGGCACGCACGAGCGTGCTCGGGACGGTGCCGCCGAGGTAGATCGAGCCCAGGTCGCTCACGTCCAATGACAGGTCGGGCCCCCGGTCCGTCGGGACGCAGTCGGCCTTGCTGTCCCGGACGGTCAGCAGGTAGCGGCCGTGCTCGCCCAGGAACGGGTCGTCGACGTCGAGGACGAGCTCGCCGTCCATGAACCAGCCGCGCGCTGTCAGCGCACGCGGGACGTCCAGCAGCCGTACCCAGAGCCAGTCGGTGTCATGGCTCACCTGGCCGGCGCGGAAGTCCGCGAGCTGCCAGCGCAGCGGGTGTTCGGGCGGGAAGTGCTTGAACACGACCTGATTGACCAGGTCGTGTCCCAGCACGAACCGGGCCAGGGCCGCGAAGACGGCGTCGTCGGCGGCGATGGTCTCGTCCACCGTCAAGGTGCTGGGCTCGCCGGTCGAGTAGCTGGCGTACCCGTTCGGGACGCCGTCGGCGTCCCGGTGGACGGCGACGTAGCGCGGCGCCGAAGCGACCGGGGGCTGCCCCGCGCCCAAGGCCCACCAGCGATGCGGCCGGGACAGCGCGCCGGGCTGTGCGCGGCGGTAACGGTCGTAGACCTCTTCCAGGATCTCGCCGCACTCGGCACGCCGCAGCACCTCGACCGAGCCGGTCTCTGGGGCCTCGGCTGTTCCGCGCCCCCGGGGGAGGGCGAGGGCGGCCTGGTGGCGCGGCACCGTCAACCGCTGTGTGTAGGTCGCGGGTCCGTAGCCGAACCTGCGGTAGATCAGGGCCTCGGAGGCCAGCAGCACGGAGAGGAACTCCCCTCGGGCCCGCAGCTCAGTGAGCTGATGCCGCATCATCGCGCTGAGCACGCCCTGGCGTCGGTGCGAGGGCAGGACGCCGACGGCGGTCACCCCGGCGGCCGGGACGAGGATCTCACCGGGCAGGGTGAGCTCGAAGGAGTACGCACCGGCGGTGCCGACGGGCCGCCCGTCCGCCGTCAGGGCGAGCAGGTTGCGGTCCATTTCGAGCGCCGACCACCAGACCCCGCTGCCCTCGGTCGGGGTTTCAGGGAAGCGCCCGAACGCGGCATGGAGTGTGTCGACGAAGACGTCGAGGTCCTGGTCGGTCGTGGGACGAATCTCCATGGCTGCCGCTGCCTCCCTGGGGTACGGCACCACGACTCGTGGTGTCC is a window of Streptomyces sp. NBC_00271 DNA encoding:
- a CDS encoding response regulator transcription factor translates to MTIRVLLADDQALLRGTFRMLFDATDDMETVAEASNGREAVELAGSQRPDVVLMDIRMPEMDGLEATRLITESEDLASVKVLILTTFEDDEHVADALRAGASGFLGKGARPEELLDAVRTVADGEALLSPSATRALITRFLAQPDPCPAAVHERLESLTPRERDVTSLAALGLSNDEIAERLFVSPLTAKTHINRAMTKLAARDRAQLVVIAYQCGLVSPASEPDQSQQPA
- a CDS encoding zf-HC2 domain-containing protein, producing the protein MTATQCLTKPDEKTALEECRTIRELLAGSERKSLAPDEAGAVRAHLATCHTCRGEYDSLVAVPAHLSLLRDALACGKGRSTRTHAATRPDRGHASPRHRRPHRANLTMQLTLSQWVSRTTSYIR
- a CDS encoding FAD-dependent monooxygenase yields the protein MCCRRIDGSTRALRGPPPACGNSSSCSIHVGHKPVPGTDPGEPRRSLDKRDLATRWNIGRVTLLGDSAHAMVPFQAKGAAQAIGDAAVLDNALENATSPEVRDALDQNASRRLSTATSVQASCARAGEDHHLPHLPRDFLPIRYRAAATRSGHRSTARSDVEELDAALQESARHSSSPRLPHEWKTA
- a CDS encoding serine hydrolase domain-containing protein, with translation MREQAWQRFRSSGRPSGRRRAVPAAAAVAVGVMTMGALAPPAASAATRPHTVQRGLNALVHTDGVPAALASVKDRGGRTRAYTAGVGDLATGAKVPRDGQVRVGSNTKTFTAVVVLQLVGEGKIGLDAPVDAYLRGLVGGDGIDGRQITVRQLLQHTSGLPNYSKYLSDDIRYYDPRELLDLALQHKADFAPGTNWAYSNTNYLVAGLIVQKVTGRSLAEEIDQRVIQRIGLRHTYFPAPGEEMIRERHPRGYYQDSAGAPLVDATEWDPSWAWAAGQMVSTNSDLNRFFSALLAGRLLPKAQLEQMRTTVPASYPFPAGARYGLGLVSTPLSCGGVYWGHGGSMTGYETRGGVTEDGRAANVAVTMQPSQAVKERMDGVVDTALCR
- a CDS encoding DUF4037 domain-containing protein translates to MPAFIPGLELSRRFYTEAVRPLLEEASPAIPHSAARLGSGSEVLGFDTPRSADHEWGPRLQLFLRRQDVSRHAGRIRHVLAEHLPKTFHGYPTHFALTGDRDIRVMRATDGPVHHRVEVTHLSAWFTDALGFDPSPGITPRDWLATPTQLLAEVTGGAVFHDGLGELAPLRTALRWYPHDLWLHVLSCQWQRISQEEAFVGRCGEVGDELGSAVVAGRLVRDLMRLCLLMDRRYPPYSKWLGSAFARTPMGPRLTPDLTAALAATDWRDREQHLAHAYETVAGLHNQLGLTDRVDPSTRPYHSRPFQVLRADRFSKALTARITDPKLRDLLPVGSVDQFLDNTDVLSRPKLTRAAGHAVRKSRSE
- a CDS encoding DUF1963 domain-containing protein, whose amino-acid sequence is MTSIDERLVHETAAEYGVPGPVAQEFMSRFRPCLYLVPHKEVPPSRRENVRSAARTGGLPALPDGVDWPEGRAPLVLSVDCAALPHDVLDIELPADGHLLFFTEIEYPPESSVVLHIPAGARTTERAATYEFNGEAMQIKVYEPRTLYPVPGLTLDSDWQGGPQTRAFLDGDGDEDALDSFEEAILDAAFGGHRPGVRVQIGGFSDPWDMAPDQGDLVLFAQMAGQAIDYNVFTMNLIVGTREDIAAAEYVDLRYEQQC
- a CDS encoding histidine phosphatase family protein, with protein sequence MSVRLTFMCATAGDTSRNAVFGDGLLSEHGLREARAVGAALPPYSLAIRAPSTRCGQIADALGLNATLEPALHDFDYGTWRGRTVGEVTAHDPYGYGAWLTDPDAAPHGGESVRQLCRRTAGWLSRVPPGTGDALAITEPAIIRAALVHALSAPPTAFWHFDVPPLSAVSLTLRGDHWNVRPGPVTPGGVGASRTVPVPCVAARNHTTLLWNETANDERYDLVAWV
- a CDS encoding sensor histidine kinase, which encodes MTVLNGWRRRGRAPSRTLDVLGVAVLCVLSVVAASVDPHEHEFVLRWSAVVLAAVGCSALLWRRRHPFGVLAVTIGCGVLFQMLGFRESPLVTSPVLASVYNVALRTDRRTAWTAAAVSAAILVGADAIWTSNSWLDPDKAAMVAWTALPAAVGDGLRSRRAYVAAVEERAEHAERTREQEAQQRVAAERVRIARELHDIVAHHIALINAQAGVAVHLVDHRPEQILTALENIRDTSRSALDELRVTVGLLRQSDEPVALRDPMPGLAQVPALLASFERAGLAVSDTWRGITEPLEPAVDLAAYRIVQESLTNVRKHAGADHARLFLHYHGERLTITVEDDGCAGPHHPHPGAGHGLIGMRERATTIGGTLYAGPRPEGGFTVTAELPLRPGPAGNRRHGHDDSRTACR